The Arthrobacter alpinus genome contains a region encoding:
- a CDS encoding SpaH/EbpB family LPXTG-anchored major pilin — protein sequence MSLNNKRGLWRTTAVALAGAVLASSFAITPASAAPIVDGSQTGSITVHKFERPSTPTGLPANGTQVDTTGLTPLSGVTFQIQQVNTIDLTTNAGWQSANTLSNAFDPANPSGSITGAGYTVGAGVSQVTDAAGTAAFPDLGLGLYLVTETNYPAGVTPSAPFLVSVPLTDPTNKDNWLYDVHVYPKNSITGAEKTVKDASAIKLGDAVNWTITADIPTDAVIDGYKITDKLDTKLTHVGTTATLLDGTVLTEGTDYNVVFDAATNTVSVVFTPAGRALLAQHNTTKVVVIVKTTVNTIGEIANVANVYPNAHSFDVVPGQPGGPIVTPPVVTKWGNLTLEKINENGTALAGASFSVYANEADAKAGTNPINLAGETVFTVGTDGQLTITGLRYSDFADGVALVPGDANYRTYYLVETVAPSGYELLAEPISFLVNAATTAVGVDLQVKNVPSNSGFELPFTGGPGTSLLYGGGILLLAGAALLLVRNRRASNNS from the coding sequence ATGTCTCTGAACAACAAGCGCGGCCTCTGGCGGACAACCGCCGTTGCTCTGGCAGGAGCGGTGCTGGCATCGAGCTTCGCCATTACTCCGGCCTCGGCTGCCCCCATCGTTGATGGCAGCCAGACTGGTTCCATCACGGTTCATAAGTTTGAACGCCCCAGCACCCCCACAGGCCTGCCGGCTAATGGCACCCAGGTTGACACCACGGGCCTGACTCCGCTCTCCGGTGTTACGTTCCAGATTCAGCAGGTCAACACCATTGACCTGACTACGAACGCTGGCTGGCAGTCAGCCAACACCCTGAGCAACGCCTTTGATCCGGCCAACCCCTCAGGATCCATCACTGGCGCCGGCTACACCGTGGGTGCAGGCGTATCGCAGGTCACCGATGCTGCTGGTACTGCGGCGTTCCCCGACTTGGGCTTGGGCTTGTACCTAGTCACTGAAACCAACTACCCGGCCGGTGTCACACCGTCAGCGCCGTTCCTGGTGTCGGTTCCATTGACGGATCCGACCAACAAGGACAACTGGCTCTACGACGTTCATGTGTACCCGAAGAACTCCATCACCGGCGCTGAGAAGACCGTCAAGGATGCTTCTGCGATCAAACTCGGTGACGCTGTGAACTGGACCATCACCGCTGACATCCCCACGGATGCCGTCATCGACGGTTACAAGATCACAGACAAGCTCGATACCAAGCTGACCCACGTTGGCACCACCGCAACCTTGCTGGACGGTACCGTCCTCACCGAGGGAACCGACTACAACGTAGTCTTCGACGCGGCGACCAACACTGTCTCCGTAGTGTTCACCCCGGCCGGCCGCGCACTGCTGGCTCAGCACAACACGACCAAGGTAGTCGTTATTGTCAAAACAACGGTTAACACCATCGGTGAGATTGCGAACGTGGCAAACGTTTACCCGAACGCGCACAGCTTTGACGTCGTTCCCGGCCAGCCCGGTGGTCCCATCGTTACTCCTCCGGTTGTTACCAAGTGGGGAAATCTGACGCTTGAAAAGATCAACGAAAACGGTACAGCCCTTGCCGGTGCATCATTCTCTGTCTATGCCAATGAAGCAGACGCCAAGGCCGGCACGAACCCGATCAACCTGGCTGGCGAGACCGTCTTCACCGTCGGTACCGATGGCCAGCTGACCATCACGGGCCTGCGTTACTCTGACTTCGCCGATGGTGTTGCTCTGGTCCCCGGTGACGCGAACTACCGCACGTACTACCTGGTAGAGACTGTCGCACCGAGTGGCTATGAACTGTTGGCTGAGCCGATTTCCTTCTTGGTCAACGCAGCAACAACGGCCGTCGGTGTTGACCTGCAGGTCAAGAACGTCCCCTCCAACAGTGGCTTTGAGCTGCCCTTCACTGGTGGCCCGGGAACGTCGCTGCTCTACGGCGGAGGCATCCTGCTTCTCGCCGGAGCTGCACTGCTGCTGGTTCGCAACCGCCGCGCCAGCAACAACAGCTAG
- a CDS encoding SpaA isopeptide-forming pilin-related protein, which translates to MAIVTLGLSAVRILGSTTPASANPGTPGVTQPGVPVYSEDFSATSAAGVPIQIGNYVGGAAALNEQYKADAAWSPGAQACNGWILRQGTPVPANLTLLALPQIGVVTNNDQCARNTAFTDLGNMAYAMGIYQGMTVAQAQANQILSEYTNSTSGAQAAGIQLETKTAIPAVAGHFYAVSGIFGETNCLSPAPQAQQKFSILVNGVATVVGQNLNPCTDPSAQVVNGVKIARLQSGAIQVPLTGTPTLGLRVENTQANGAGNDVGFDLPQLVDVTPQLDKSFSPTTMTQGASTTLTYTVTNTSDLAAKNGWHFVDNLPAGLTASGTLGGTCVRTASSVAAGTVDVTGNLAAGSASCTITVTVTSNTPGNYNNSGCVANNGTTIPSCTNNFPTISGINPPGTAPLTVLPVVDLSITKSANLAQYTPGGTITYTVTAHNNGPSDAINAVLTDPLPASITGATWTCTVTALGTANLPPISGPTKCGAASGTGSITDTVRINTGGTIRYTITGTVGIGTTGNVVNKATIIPAATTPIPNMPGGGTNPVPGSTTTVTTVDTNCPPSPGSGCSATVTTPPLPGVWTVAKTAMVNGTAPATNVVQGGDVITYTVKATGVSGLSSNALLTDNLANVLDDATFVAGSATLTVGGGAPVAVPNPVAPGYILTTGKFNLAPGVVATLRYQVTVKANVWNKQLINVVTGSGDTSPTTCAVGVTPVAPVCTTTHLTPAKVLIQKIGESGSATWVPMDGSSWAVFNDNAGQPGTPYTGTAVGAVVPASTGQFQLSNIPVGTYWLTETAAPAGFSLLAEPVQFTIAANGAVSIGQGAGGGVVTAADAAGYGIFTITVRDVPALQLPESGGPGTVAFTAGGSVLILAAAGLLLSQRRRRTDGSEVS; encoded by the coding sequence GTGGCGATTGTGACCCTTGGGCTGTCGGCCGTTCGCATCCTGGGCTCTACAACGCCGGCATCTGCCAACCCAGGGACTCCCGGGGTGACTCAGCCGGGGGTTCCCGTCTATTCGGAGGATTTCTCTGCTACGAGCGCAGCCGGTGTGCCGATTCAAATAGGAAACTATGTTGGGGGTGCGGCGGCCCTAAACGAGCAGTACAAGGCTGATGCGGCGTGGAGTCCTGGGGCGCAGGCCTGTAATGGTTGGATTTTGCGGCAGGGGACCCCTGTGCCGGCTAACCTGACATTGCTGGCACTGCCTCAAATTGGTGTCGTCACTAACAATGACCAGTGCGCGCGTAATACCGCTTTCACTGATCTGGGCAATATGGCCTATGCGATGGGCATTTACCAGGGTATGACGGTTGCGCAGGCGCAGGCTAACCAGATCCTTAGCGAATACACGAACTCCACGAGCGGTGCCCAGGCTGCCGGTATACAACTGGAAACCAAGACCGCAATCCCGGCTGTTGCCGGACATTTCTATGCAGTGTCGGGGATTTTTGGCGAAACGAATTGCCTTTCGCCCGCCCCTCAGGCGCAACAGAAATTCTCGATCCTTGTGAACGGGGTTGCGACGGTGGTCGGACAGAACCTCAATCCGTGTACAGATCCCTCGGCGCAGGTGGTCAATGGAGTCAAGATCGCGAGGCTGCAATCGGGTGCGATCCAGGTTCCCTTGACGGGCACCCCGACCCTGGGCCTCCGGGTGGAGAATACTCAGGCCAACGGCGCTGGCAACGATGTTGGCTTCGACCTCCCACAACTGGTGGATGTCACCCCGCAGTTGGACAAGTCCTTCAGCCCCACCACGATGACTCAAGGTGCGAGCACGACTCTGACATACACGGTGACGAACACGAGCGACCTAGCGGCCAAGAATGGGTGGCATTTTGTTGACAACCTGCCCGCCGGGCTCACCGCGAGCGGCACCTTGGGCGGTACGTGTGTCCGGACGGCGTCCAGCGTCGCCGCGGGCACTGTTGATGTCACTGGGAACTTGGCTGCCGGTAGTGCCTCGTGCACCATCACCGTGACGGTCACCAGTAATACTCCGGGCAACTACAACAACTCCGGTTGCGTTGCGAACAACGGCACGACGATTCCGAGCTGTACCAATAATTTCCCGACTATCTCGGGCATCAACCCTCCGGGCACGGCACCTTTGACGGTGCTGCCCGTCGTCGACCTTTCCATCACCAAGAGCGCCAACCTGGCCCAGTACACCCCGGGAGGCACGATCACCTACACGGTGACCGCCCACAACAACGGACCCAGTGACGCCATTAACGCCGTACTGACTGATCCGTTGCCGGCCTCCATCACCGGTGCGACTTGGACGTGCACGGTCACGGCGCTGGGGACGGCGAATCTGCCTCCCATATCGGGACCGACCAAGTGTGGTGCCGCCAGCGGAACGGGGAGCATTACTGACACTGTGCGGATCAACACTGGCGGAACCATCCGATACACCATCACGGGCACGGTTGGAATCGGGACGACGGGAAACGTGGTCAACAAGGCCACGATCATCCCGGCGGCCACGACCCCGATTCCCAATATGCCCGGCGGCGGTACCAACCCGGTGCCCGGGTCAACCACAACGGTGACTACCGTGGATACGAATTGTCCGCCGTCTCCCGGGAGTGGTTGTTCGGCCACGGTGACGACACCGCCGCTGCCGGGTGTGTGGACTGTTGCGAAAACTGCCATGGTCAACGGGACTGCTCCGGCTACCAATGTGGTTCAGGGTGGCGACGTTATCACCTACACAGTCAAGGCCACGGGTGTCAGCGGACTGAGCAGCAACGCCCTGCTGACAGATAACTTGGCCAACGTTCTGGACGACGCCACGTTTGTGGCGGGTTCGGCCACCCTCACGGTCGGTGGTGGGGCGCCCGTTGCGGTGCCCAACCCAGTGGCCCCGGGCTACATACTCACGACCGGAAAATTCAACCTTGCCCCCGGAGTGGTTGCAACATTGCGCTACCAGGTCACGGTCAAGGCCAATGTTTGGAACAAGCAACTCATCAATGTGGTCACCGGATCCGGCGACACCTCACCAACTACCTGTGCGGTGGGGGTCACCCCGGTGGCGCCCGTTTGCACCACCACACATCTGACTCCGGCCAAAGTGTTGATCCAAAAGATCGGCGAATCCGGCAGTGCTACCTGGGTCCCCATGGATGGCTCCTCTTGGGCTGTCTTCAATGACAACGCCGGCCAGCCGGGCACCCCCTACACAGGCACTGCTGTGGGTGCTGTGGTTCCTGCGTCTACGGGTCAGTTCCAGCTGAGCAATATTCCGGTTGGTACCTACTGGCTCACTGAAACCGCTGCCCCGGCAGGGTTTAGCTTGCTTGCGGAGCCGGTGCAGTTCACGATCGCGGCCAATGGTGCTGTGAGCATCGGTCAAGGTGCTGGTGGGGGAGTGGTGACTGCAGCGGATGCTGCGGGTTACGGAATCTTCACTATCACCGTTCGAGATGTACCTGCTCTGCAACTTCCCGAATCCGGCGGTCCCGGCACGGTTGCATTCACAGCTGGCGGATCTGTGCTGATTTTGGCCGCTGCAGGCCTCTTGCTCAGTCAGCGGCGACGACGCACTGACGGATCGGAAGTTAGCTGA
- a CDS encoding RNA polymerase sigma factor, translating into METQLQLAEEASPKPSDIELVERTRAGDNEAFGELWERHRQAGLRAATALTSDYDPEDLVQEAFLRILTAIRNNAGPRDVFRAYLYMVLRSISMSWKSPHGTTTELDSLDYVADPAASFENQIIDKSITGRAFASLRPEWRTVLWYSEVEGMTPRDIAPLLGLTASTVAALTYRAREGLRAAWLQAHLNDTKADKDCQWTVERLGKYNRKSLSQRNRDRVQEHLTTCIKCSIMVEELDHVGRNLGIVLLPLFLGPSALGMTNVAALGTIGAPVAGVSAIGSGASHLLKRSQIRFGFLGAAVAVAGIVVAAVAMTPVANDTAAGPQMTATPAPSGTNPPTQAPAPPAARKAVTPQTQHETGTTVTDPLVIPPAAVVALVQLPAAEPEITSPVAVQVPSILPTPTPSQTPTPTSAPIVKSTPSPSPTPSMTPSAPPSPTPSPSVPPEVLAKPVIVSTVDRGLFLPLLSGTGNSGATVHLLADGKEVAAVIVDAAGTWSVTPEAIPGPGGTTQFTAYQTLNTLTSATTAPTTPLQLQTPTIISLNTADRVHQITFEGPAGSLVEAVLDGTPTGNFHPMNGQPVTRDLPSLTSGNHTLGLRFVDTSKGLHGATITATLVVP; encoded by the coding sequence ATGGAAACGCAACTCCAACTAGCTGAAGAAGCTTCACCCAAGCCCTCAGACATTGAATTGGTCGAACGCACCCGCGCCGGAGACAATGAAGCCTTTGGCGAGCTCTGGGAACGCCACCGTCAGGCCGGATTACGGGCCGCCACCGCCCTCACCAGCGACTATGACCCGGAAGACCTGGTGCAGGAAGCCTTCCTGCGAATCCTCACCGCTATTCGCAACAATGCCGGGCCTCGTGACGTATTCCGGGCCTACCTCTACATGGTTCTGCGCTCGATCTCCATGAGCTGGAAATCTCCTCATGGCACCACGACAGAACTCGATTCTCTGGATTATGTTGCCGACCCGGCTGCCTCGTTTGAAAACCAGATCATCGACAAATCCATCACCGGCCGCGCCTTCGCAAGTCTCCGGCCCGAATGGCGCACTGTGCTTTGGTACTCCGAAGTCGAGGGCATGACCCCGCGGGACATTGCCCCGCTGCTCGGACTGACGGCCAGTACAGTCGCAGCCCTGACGTACCGTGCACGCGAGGGGCTGCGTGCGGCATGGCTACAAGCACATCTCAACGACACCAAGGCAGATAAGGATTGCCAATGGACTGTCGAGCGATTGGGTAAGTACAACCGCAAGTCGCTGAGTCAACGTAATCGAGACCGCGTTCAAGAACACCTGACTACCTGCATCAAATGCTCCATTATGGTCGAAGAACTCGATCATGTTGGACGCAACCTCGGCATCGTTTTGCTGCCGCTTTTTCTTGGCCCGTCCGCCCTCGGCATGACGAACGTCGCCGCACTAGGGACTATCGGGGCGCCCGTGGCAGGAGTATCAGCGATAGGTTCGGGAGCGAGCCACCTTTTAAAGCGTTCCCAGATAAGATTTGGCTTCCTCGGCGCTGCCGTTGCTGTCGCTGGGATCGTTGTTGCCGCAGTAGCCATGACCCCCGTAGCCAACGACACCGCGGCCGGACCACAGATGACCGCTACTCCGGCCCCGTCAGGGACCAATCCCCCCACACAGGCCCCAGCTCCGCCAGCCGCACGGAAAGCCGTGACTCCCCAGACACAGCACGAAACTGGCACGACAGTGACGGATCCCCTCGTGATTCCTCCAGCAGCGGTTGTCGCTCTTGTCCAACTGCCAGCGGCCGAACCCGAAATCACCAGCCCTGTTGCCGTACAAGTACCGTCCATTTTACCGACCCCCACTCCAAGCCAGACACCCACCCCAACCTCGGCTCCGATCGTGAAGTCAACACCGAGTCCGTCACCTACCCCTTCAATGACACCGTCCGCGCCCCCCTCCCCCACGCCGTCGCCATCGGTTCCACCGGAAGTGTTGGCGAAGCCCGTGATCGTTTCGACTGTGGATCGGGGTCTGTTCCTGCCGCTTCTCAGTGGCACCGGCAACTCCGGCGCGACTGTCCACCTACTGGCAGACGGAAAGGAAGTAGCCGCGGTCATCGTCGATGCTGCCGGTACGTGGTCGGTGACACCAGAAGCCATCCCAGGACCCGGCGGAACCACGCAGTTCACCGCCTACCAAACCCTGAACACTCTCACCTCTGCAACCACAGCTCCCACGACGCCCCTACAGTTGCAAACACCCACGATCATTTCCCTGAACACCGCCGACAGAGTACATCAGATCACGTTCGAGGGCCCGGCAGGCTCCCTTGTAGAGGCAGTCTTGGACGGCACACCAACAGGAAATTTCCACCCAATGAACGGCCAACCGGTCACGCGTGATCTACCATCTCTCACATCAGGAAATCACACCCTCGGATTGCGATTCGTCGATACGTCCAAGGGGCTCCACGGGGCAACGATCACTGCGACCCTCGTGGTGCCCTAG
- a CDS encoding Gfo/Idh/MocA family protein — protein MTQKRFRVGIMSFAHPHSGAYIQSLLRRGDVDIWAADPDSLTTLSDEPRGAEMAVQLGVGYVETYTELVGLGLDAVVVCNENTRHREAVELAAAAGLNVLCEKPLATEIEDAKAMIEACRTTGAKLMTAFPIRFSPMFKELQSVVSRGEIGAIVGVTGANIGKVPTGPHSWFIDPALAGGGSLIDLAVHVVDLLDVLLDQDEPAKIYAVTNEILHADKPEVITETGALVNIKYANGVVATIDSSWSQADSAPNWGALTLQVVGTHGIAEIDTSVQHLGGYDQIGNQEFWLDFGPSAIDELVDEFLSSIVEDRQPQPSAEVGLRTLRIVKAAQESAASGETVLSSP, from the coding sequence ATGACTCAAAAACGCTTCAGAGTGGGCATCATGTCCTTCGCTCACCCACATTCCGGCGCCTACATCCAAAGCCTGCTCCGTCGTGGCGACGTAGACATCTGGGCTGCCGACCCTGACTCGCTAACCACCCTCAGTGATGAGCCCCGGGGTGCCGAAATGGCTGTGCAACTCGGGGTGGGATATGTGGAAACGTATACTGAATTGGTGGGTTTGGGCTTGGATGCGGTAGTCGTTTGCAACGAAAATACCCGCCACCGAGAAGCCGTAGAACTCGCCGCAGCAGCCGGCCTCAATGTGCTCTGTGAAAAGCCGTTGGCAACAGAAATTGAAGATGCCAAAGCCATGATTGAAGCATGCAGGACCACTGGCGCCAAGCTGATGACAGCGTTTCCGATCCGTTTTTCCCCCATGTTCAAAGAACTTCAGAGTGTCGTATCTAGAGGTGAGATCGGAGCCATCGTCGGGGTTACAGGTGCAAATATTGGGAAAGTACCCACGGGCCCCCACTCATGGTTCATCGATCCCGCCCTTGCCGGTGGCGGATCATTGATCGACCTTGCCGTCCATGTCGTGGATTTACTAGACGTACTCCTCGATCAAGACGAGCCCGCCAAGATATACGCCGTAACCAACGAAATCCTCCATGCCGATAAACCAGAGGTAATCACTGAAACAGGCGCACTGGTCAATATCAAATATGCGAATGGCGTAGTCGCAACTATCGACAGCTCATGGAGCCAAGCAGATTCGGCACCAAATTGGGGTGCACTGACACTCCAAGTCGTCGGAACACATGGCATCGCAGAGATTGACACATCCGTTCAGCATTTGGGGGGCTACGACCAGATTGGCAACCAAGAATTTTGGCTCGACTTTGGCCCCTCAGCCATCGACGAACTAGTCGACGAATTCCTGTCGTCCATTGTGGAGGACAGACAACCACAACCATCCGCCGAAGTTGGGCTGAGAACATTGCGAATTGTGAAAGCCGCCCAAGAGTCGGCGGCATCAGGAGAGACTGTTTTATCGTCGCCGTAA
- a CDS encoding Gfo/Idh/MocA family protein translates to MPELRVGLIGAGTIARVHAAAWSKIGVDLVVFASSAAQELADAYGGTAVASLPEMLAGVDVVDICTPTASHSAIARAALNANCDVICEKPLARTVDEARQLVNLARERGRHLLPAHVVRYFPEYVKAQQAIVAGRLGQLAVLRFSRTGAFPTAGWFADDNESGGIVLDQMIHDIDQAIWLAGPVTTVHGSENQVTTETGAVTTAHALLTHESGAISHCRSFWGSPTTEFAYTFQVAGSRGNLEFDSRTSTGIRLDGGARSAAPTSDTHLPKIDATNSPYLHELSNFFHRITLGSASSVESHDGLKAVEIASAVSQSIKSGNPITVLNEGELA, encoded by the coding sequence ATGCCTGAACTTCGTGTCGGACTCATCGGGGCAGGAACGATTGCCCGTGTCCACGCTGCGGCATGGTCAAAAATCGGCGTTGACCTAGTCGTCTTCGCATCAAGTGCTGCGCAGGAGCTTGCCGACGCATATGGTGGGACAGCTGTCGCATCGCTTCCAGAGATGCTCGCGGGAGTTGACGTCGTCGACATATGCACACCGACGGCGAGCCATTCAGCAATCGCCAGGGCTGCACTCAACGCCAACTGCGACGTCATCTGCGAGAAGCCGTTGGCGCGTACCGTGGATGAGGCCAGACAGCTTGTGAACTTGGCCCGCGAACGAGGTCGGCATCTGCTGCCGGCCCATGTGGTCCGTTACTTCCCGGAATACGTAAAGGCACAACAGGCAATCGTGGCCGGGCGCCTCGGGCAACTGGCCGTGCTCCGATTCAGCCGAACTGGCGCGTTTCCGACAGCCGGGTGGTTTGCTGATGACAATGAATCCGGCGGTATCGTCTTGGACCAAATGATCCACGACATCGACCAAGCCATTTGGTTGGCAGGGCCAGTGACAACGGTGCACGGCAGTGAAAACCAAGTCACCACGGAAACTGGGGCTGTAACCACCGCGCATGCACTACTCACCCATGAATCCGGCGCCATCTCGCATTGCCGCAGTTTCTGGGGATCCCCAACAACTGAGTTCGCCTACACATTTCAGGTCGCTGGCAGCAGAGGAAACTTGGAATTCGATTCACGGACATCAACAGGAATCAGACTTGACGGCGGTGCCCGCTCGGCAGCTCCAACAAGTGACACTCATCTGCCCAAGATCGATGCCACAAATAGTCCGTACTTACACGAGTTGAGCAATTTCTTCCACCGAATCACCCTCGGATCAGCCTCAAGCGTCGAATCGCACGATGGCCTCAAAGCGGTAGAAATTGCTAGCGCAGTAAGTCAATCAATTAAATCTGGTAACCCCATAACAGTCCTGAACGAAGGAGAGCTCGCATGA
- a CDS encoding Gfo/Idh/MocA family protein — protein sequence MKVAIIGGGGIGSTHANAYRSIGANLLAVVEPLAASAEDFAKMHGVAAYSSLSELISSKDRPDAISICTPPFTHRELVEEAVAAGINILCEKPMAHTLEDAEAIYVLTQGSGIVFATGYCQRFQPELESIQELVAGGKIGEVRTFYNSYSSHQDGIENRWFGRKELAGGGVIIDTAIHSIDVFRYLCGEIIAASGTMSTVLGESDLAVEHTATIGLRSISDVIGTIDCSWKLPNGTSTVSVGGSAGRLTFDYDKEGEIVFESADGSVDTIHVPTGDRFAREVEAFLESVRYGLPARTGAFDGLVGLTVVDAIYRMHEANTISPLLRSGNA from the coding sequence ATGAAAGTTGCGATTATCGGTGGCGGCGGGATCGGCTCCACACACGCCAACGCCTACCGTTCCATTGGCGCCAATCTGCTCGCTGTCGTTGAACCGTTGGCCGCTTCGGCCGAGGACTTCGCCAAGATGCATGGAGTCGCCGCGTACTCGAGTCTTTCTGAGCTCATCAGTTCAAAGGATCGACCAGACGCAATTAGCATCTGCACTCCGCCATTTACGCATCGGGAACTGGTGGAGGAGGCCGTAGCTGCCGGGATTAACATCCTGTGCGAGAAGCCCATGGCGCACACCTTGGAAGATGCTGAGGCGATCTACGTACTCACTCAGGGCTCCGGCATCGTATTTGCAACTGGATACTGCCAGCGCTTCCAACCGGAACTCGAAAGCATCCAGGAGTTAGTCGCTGGGGGCAAGATCGGAGAGGTACGAACGTTTTACAACTCATATTCAAGCCATCAAGATGGTATTGAAAATCGATGGTTTGGACGCAAGGAACTGGCTGGGGGTGGCGTCATCATCGACACCGCGATCCACTCGATCGACGTGTTCAGGTATTTGTGTGGTGAAATCATTGCTGCATCAGGGACTATGTCGACAGTGTTGGGGGAGTCCGACCTTGCGGTCGAACACACGGCAACCATTGGGCTCCGCTCCATTAGCGATGTCATTGGCACCATCGATTGTTCTTGGAAATTGCCCAACGGCACCTCGACAGTGTCCGTAGGGGGATCGGCAGGACGATTGACCTTCGACTACGACAAGGAAGGCGAGATCGTTTTCGAATCAGCCGATGGTTCCGTCGATACAATCCATGTGCCCACTGGCGATCGATTTGCCCGAGAAGTTGAGGCGTTCTTGGAATCTGTCCGCTACGGTTTGCCGGCTCGCACGGGTGCCTTCGACGGACTCGTGGGGCTGACGGTGGTCGATGCCATATATCGAATGCACGAGGCAAACACGATTTCACCCCTGCTGAGGTCAGGCAATGCCTGA
- a CDS encoding family 20 glycosylhydrolase gives MTETSLFPRPRKVETIGGAGAAANTSISVTQDATLASQGYRLDYSDKGILLAFSDAAGLRYGMQTLDQLRAQPRQQQVAVHIEDWPDFTHRGFMLDVSRDRVPTRASLARLVKILDLARINHLEIYTEHTFAYRGHEKVWRDASPLTPQDVRWLDDLCASHGIELVPNQNTFGHWERWLAIEQYLPRAENQSGIQIGNEFLAPSTLAPTSDNAAFVTELLEELTPNFRSNRLNIGADETWELGTGVSKSRAEKEGLATVYLDYVTEVMAPWVERDYTVEFWADILGTYPELMSRIPKGTMPIVWHYDSPTLVQDTIANMGEEEWTQLAAHGYGPENLTKDFTDRAKALVAAGAPFWVAPGTSTWLSILGRLQNAKENMIDAAELGITQQSTGYLNTAWGITACSIRQ, from the coding sequence ATGACTGAAACTTCTCTGTTTCCACGCCCGAGGAAAGTTGAAACCATCGGAGGGGCCGGAGCAGCTGCGAACACTTCAATCTCCGTAACGCAGGATGCCACACTAGCCTCGCAGGGGTATCGTCTGGACTATTCAGATAAAGGTATCCTGCTGGCCTTCTCTGACGCGGCGGGACTCCGCTATGGAATGCAAACCCTAGACCAGTTGCGTGCGCAACCTCGCCAACAGCAAGTCGCTGTTCACATCGAGGATTGGCCAGACTTCACGCACCGGGGCTTCATGCTCGATGTGAGCCGGGATCGAGTCCCTACTCGGGCCAGTCTTGCCAGACTCGTGAAGATTCTCGACCTGGCCCGCATCAACCATCTCGAAATCTACACTGAGCACACCTTCGCCTACAGAGGACATGAAAAAGTTTGGCGTGACGCGTCCCCGCTAACTCCGCAAGACGTCCGGTGGCTTGACGATTTGTGTGCATCGCATGGAATTGAACTGGTTCCGAATCAAAACACCTTCGGTCATTGGGAACGGTGGCTGGCGATCGAGCAATACCTTCCTCGTGCCGAAAACCAGTCGGGGATCCAGATTGGAAATGAGTTCCTGGCGCCATCAACATTGGCCCCCACATCTGACAACGCCGCCTTTGTAACGGAACTACTTGAGGAACTGACCCCCAACTTCCGTTCCAACCGGCTCAACATCGGAGCAGACGAGACATGGGAACTGGGCACCGGCGTCAGTAAATCCCGTGCTGAAAAGGAGGGTTTGGCAACCGTCTATCTCGACTACGTCACAGAAGTCATGGCGCCGTGGGTCGAACGCGACTACACAGTGGAATTTTGGGCGGACATTCTCGGCACCTACCCAGAATTGATGAGCCGAATTCCCAAGGGCACCATGCCAATTGTCTGGCACTATGATTCCCCAACTCTCGTCCAAGACACCATCGCCAATATGGGGGAGGAAGAGTGGACCCAATTGGCCGCACATGGGTACGGGCCTGAAAACCTGACAAAAGACTTCACCGACCGCGCAAAAGCCCTCGTTGCCGCCGGTGCGCCCTTCTGGGTTGCACCGGGGACCAGCACATGGCTTTCCATTCTTGGCAGGCTCCAGAACGCCAAAGAGAACATGATTGATGCCGCCGAGCTAGGAATCACACAACAGTCGACCGGGTACCTCAATACTGCGTGGGGGATAACGGCATGTTCGATCCGCCAGTGA